From a region of the Lactuca sativa cultivar Salinas chromosome 4, Lsat_Salinas_v11, whole genome shotgun sequence genome:
- the LOC111876056 gene encoding ent-kaurenoic acid oxidase 1 has product MEMAIWLTVVMGVVPLVLWLLWWWNNAWYWLVITTLRSSKRGTMLPPGHMGLPILGETLTFLWYFKFLRRPEDYITSKRQKYGDGIGMYKTHLFGRPSVIAFLPSTNKFVLRDNENFKYGWAMVELVGKTSLTGVHGKAHLRLRSFVSRSINQPNALRRIGLAVQPRMISALQSWTKCHNITFYDEMKKVTFENIGMYFASIESGPTLDNLNKYFAGMISGLRAYPLNIPGFTFHHALQCRRKIQAIFKEVLDERRNNYNGDDQPINDLMDGLMNLKDEEGNRLSDTEVLDNMTSILLGGYESIAVVTMWAVYYLAKYPEVLQKLRNENMALKKSKSEQLVTSDEILKLEYTIKVVDETIRLANIAGFLLRITTKDLEYKGYTIPKGWNMILWLRNVHIDPKNFDDPLCFNPDRWNGSMLPENFQAFGYGPRICAGNMVARLQVALFLHHLSTGYKWKLVNPDAKVKYLPHPKPEDGLQITIEKL; this is encoded by the exons ATGGAGATGGCCATATGGTTGACGGTGGTGATGGGAGTGGTGCCACTGGTACTGTGGTTATTATGGTGGTGGAACAATGCATGGTACTGGTTAGTTATCACAACTCTCCGTTCATCCAAACGAGGCACCATGCTGCCTCCGGGCCACATGGGTCTTCCTATCTTGGGTGAAACGCTCACATTCCTATGGTACTTCAAATTCCTCCGTCGCCCTGAGGACTACATTACTTCAAAGCGTCAAAA GTATGGCGATGGGATAGGGATGTATAAGACACATCTATTCGGTAGACCATCAGTGATTGCGTTTTTACCATCGACAAATAAATTTGTACTTCGAGATAACGAAAACTTCAAGTACGGATGGGCAATGGTGGAGCTTGTAGGCAAGACGTCACTAACTGGGGTTCATGGAAAAGCACATCTTAGGCTTCGGAGTTTTGTTTCTCGAAGCATTAACCAGCCAAATGCGCTGCGTAGAATCGGCCTCGCAGTGCAACCACGAATGATCTCAGCCTTACAATCGTGGACCAAATGTCATAATATTACTTTCTACGATGAAATGAAGAAGGTAACATTCGAGAACATTGGTATGTATTTTGCTAGTATTGAGTCTGGCCCTACCCTCGACAATCTTAACAAATACTTCGCCGGAATGATTAGTGGATTGAGAGCCTACCCATTGAATATACCAGGATTTACATTTCATCATGCGCTTCAG TGTCGCAGAAAAATCCAAGCGATTTTCAAGGAAGTGTTAGATGAAAGGAGAAACAACTACAATGGAGATGATCAACCTATAAATGATCTAATGGATGGTTTGATGAATCTGAAGGACGAGGAAGGGAACCGTTTGAGCGATACTGAGGTTCTCGATAACATGACTAGCATTCTTCTTGGTGGGTATGAATCAATTGCGGTAGTCACAATGTGGGCTGTTTATTATCTTGCTAAATATCCAGAGGTTTTACAAAAGCTTCGG AACGAGAACATGGCTCTCAAAAAGAGCAAGAGCGAACAACTTGTAACAAGCGATGAGATTCTAAAGTTGGAGTACACCATCAAG GTTGTCGATGAAACAATCCGATTGGCGAATATAGCTGGGTTTCTATTGCGTATCACAACAAAAGATTTGGAGTATAAAG GGTATACTATACCGAAGGGATGGAATATGATTCTGTGGCTTAGGAATGTCCATATAGATCCTAAAAACTTTGACGATCCATTGTGTTTCAATCCTGATAGATGGAAT GGATCAATGCTACCAGAAAACTTCCAAGCATTTGGATACGGTCCGAGAATATGTGCAGGAAATATGGTTGCTCGTTTACAAGTCGCATTGTTTCTCCATCATTTGTCCACGGGATACAA gtggaaattggtgaatccgGATGCCAAAGTGAAATATCTTCCACATCCTAAACCAGAAGATGGTCTTCAAATTACCATTGAAAAACTATGA